Sequence from the bacterium genome:
CTTTTGATTTTCTATTTCTGCAAGCAGAGAAGTATATTCTTTATTTGTTTTTACTTCATCCATCTGTTTCTGTAGTTTTTTAATTCCATTTTCAATACTTTCCAGTTCAAGTTCTCTCTCTTTCCGTTCCACCTGTATCTTCTTCAGTTCTTTCTTAATCAAAGAGATATCCTGAGATGTATTTTCAATGGACTTTTCCATCTGGTGTTTCCATTCAGGGAATTTATCTATGACTTTTCTATATGCAAGAATTTCATTATCTATTTCCTGGAGACAAATCAGTTTTTCTATATCATCTTTTAACATAGGGAAAAATAATACCCTATATAAAAAAATATGTCAATAATTCGTACGGAAATATAAAAATAACTCTTTAAATCATTTCCCTTTTCTTTGAGGGGAGAGTAGGATGGTGAGGATGAGTCCTTTCCTGTACTTTCCATCCTTTTGTCTTTACTTATAATATATTATAATAAACGTATGAAGAAAAGAGATGATATTTCTTCAATAGTAAAGAAGATAATTCCGAGAAATATACTTTCAGGACGTCTTTTATATTTTATAATACCTATAATCCTCACAATTATTATAATCAGTTCTACAAGTTATCTTTTGAATCTATTTGTTTCCAGGGAGGATGAACGTGTAAGGAAAGAACTTATAGATAAAGCGAAAGATGTGGTTGTTATGCTTAATCCTGAAAGGGTAAGAAAACTTACCTTCACTCCTTCTGATATTAACCTTCCAGAGTATAGAAGATTGCATAACCAACTGGTATGTATAGCCAAATTTAAAGAGATTGGTTTTGGTAAGGTATATACAATAAAGATGAAGCCAGATGGATTTTATTTTGGTCCTGAAGGATATGAACCTGATGACCCTCTTGCTTCTCCTCCAGGGACGAAATATGAAAAAGCACCAGCAGAGATTGAAAAAGTATTTATAGATAAAATACCTATAACAGTAGGTCCTTATACAGATGAATATGGAAGTTTTATATCTGCCTTTGTCCCTTTTATAGACCCACTTACACAGGATGTTCTTATGGTAGTAGGTATTGATACTGAAGTAAATATCTGGAAGGATAGATTATCTGCTGTTAAAAAGGTTCCACTTATTGTATGCTGGGCTTTACTTTTGATAGTTTATACAGGAACATTTCTTTTATGGCAGAGGCAGAGGATGACTACGGCGAAGAAATGGAAGATGAGGTTTGTAGAGTCAGGTATTACTTTATGTATAGGTTTAATTTTAACTCTCCTGATTGCCTATAATGTTTACATTAATGAAATAAATATTAAGACAGATGAGTTTTTCAGATTAGGAAGAGTTGTTGCATCTCATATAAAGGTAAATTTTGTAAAGGTAAGAGAAAGAATATATGTAATAAACAATTTTTTTGCTTCAAGTGAATATGTAAGTAAGGATGAGTTTGAGAGATTTTGTATTGCTTTGATGGAGACAGATAATTTTATATCTTCCATAGGATTTGTCTCCATTGTACCTGCCGATGACATTCAGAAGCATATAATAAAACAAAAATCCAGCGGTATAAATAACTATAATATTTTCCAGATAACAAATGATAATAAAAAAATAAATGTAAAAAAAGATGTGTATTATCCTATAGATTATCTTGTATCTAATAATAACAGAGAGGTATTATCTATTGGATTTGATATAAGTTCTATTCCTGAAGCATATAATGCGATTAAGGAAACTTTGTCTACCGGGCTTCCTACTTCCACTGTCCCTATTATTTCTCCTGTTTTCCCAGGGTATGGAAGTATATTGATTTTTAGCAAGGTTGCATCTCACAAACAGGAAGGACTTATTGTAACGGAAGTAAGATTAAGTTCTGCTATTTCTTCAGGTATGGAATTAATAACTGATAATATAGGAATTGATGTTTATCATCTTTCAATGGATAATATAAATAAGGAGCATATATTTTCTGTTGATTATAGACGAAAAGGGAAAACAGATAAAAATAACAGGTTCCATATTTCACTTCCTTTATTTTTCTTCGGAAAGGTATATTTTTTGAAGATTTCAGGAGAAAATCTATTAGACACAGATGCTTTAAATAATTGGTCAGTCATATTAACTGCAGGATTGTTACTGACATTGATTATGTCTCTGGTTATCTATTATTTAACCACAAAACAGATTGTTTTAGAAAGAGAAGTATTTCTCAGAACAGAGGATTTAAGGAGGCAGATACAGTTTGAAAAATTTGTAGCAGAAATATCTTCTATGTTATTTAAAATAACACATACGGACGCACAATATCGTATTACTTTAGTATTAAAGATGTTGGGGGAGTTTGTAGATGTGGATAGGGCATATATAAACTTACTATCTGAGGATAGTACTACTGTTTCATTAGTATATGAATGGTGCAGAGAAGGTGTAAAGTCACAGATGCCTTTCTTTCAACAGATTCCAGTAGATATGTTCCCCACTTTAAAAAAGTATCTATGGAATAACTTAATTATTGAAATACCGGATATAAAAGATGTAGTTATAGATAAAGATATGACTGAAGTAGAAAGAAATGAACTTAAAAGAGAAGGAGTAACTGGTATGCTGGCTATCCCACTGGTATGGGAGAATAGAACAATAGGATTTATGGGATTTGATACAGTGAACAGAAAAAAAGAGTGGGGTGAGACCTGTCATACACTTCTAAAAGTTATTGCAGGACAGATTACAGCACTTATTATGAAACTGAAAGCGGAAGATAGAATCTGGTATCTAAGCATTCATGACACGCTTACAGGTCTTTATAACCGAGCATATTTAGAAGAAGAGATGGAACGGCTGGATACCGAGAGACAGTTGCCTTTAAGTATGATAATGGTGGACCTCAATAATCTAAAAAAGATGAATGATACATATGGACATATAGCAGGTGATGAAATGTTAAAAAAGGTAGCCGATATTTTAAAAATCTCCTGTAGGAAAGAAGATATTGTTGCCCGCTGGGGAGGAGATGAATTCGTTATATTTCTACCCCAGACAGATGTAAATACAGTTATAAGTATATGTAATCGGATAATTGAAAATTGTAAAGAGATTTATGTGAAAGGAGAAAAGATATCAATAGCAATAGGTTGTTCTACTAAAGAGAACATAGAAAAAGATTTAATGACGGTGTTGAATGAAGCAGAAGAAAAGATGTATAAACATAAAGCAATTGTAAAAGGAAATCTAAATAGATAATTTTTTCAAGGATGATTTTCTGATATAGGTTGACTCTATTATTGATTTTATACCGCCACGTGGATTAAATTCTCCTTTAATTTTTAACCAATTGGGTTTGCATGCTTTTATAATATCCTGTTTAATCCGGTTTACAGCATTCTCATAAAATATACCTAAATTTCTGAAACTTTGAATATATGTCTTTAATGACTTCAGTTCTAATACCAGTTTATCCGGTTCATACTCAATTGTAAGAGTTCCAAAATCTGGTTGTCCTGTTTTAGGACATAGCGAGGTATATTCAGGAATGATGATGGTTATTGTATATTTATTAAATTGGTTTCTGAAACATTCAATATCAGGGAGTTTTACATCAAGTCCTGCTTTTTCAAATTTTTTATATTCACTTTTTATCTTTTTCATTTTAAAATGTTATTTCAAAAGAACTGAATGTTCCTGTATATGCTTTTTCTATTTCTTCTATATTTGTTATATTCCTGCCTAAATATCCTTCCTTCAGTTTTTTCAGAAATGTTTGTATTTCTTCTTTGCTACCCTCTGCTACTATTTCAACCTTTCCGTTAGAAAGATTTTTTACCCATCCAGTTACACCTGTTTTTGTAGCAATATCCTTCGTATAGAATCTAAACCCAACTCCCTGTACCTTGCCATCTATTATAATATGAAGTCGTTTCATTTAAAAGAAATAGACCCCGCCGTAGATAAAGCGGGGTCTATTTTTATGTATTTAATTAATATTCAGGGTAAGGAGGTGGAGTAGGTGTTTTTTCCTTCTTCTCCGGTATTTCTGTTACAAGTGATTCTGTAGTAAGGAGAAGTGCTGCCATACTGGCTGCATTTTCAAGGGCTGTTCTTACAACCTTTGTTGGGTCAACAATCCCTGCCTTCACCAGGTCTTCAAACTCATCTTTTTCTGCGTTGAATCCGAAGGTGTCTTCTTTTGACTCTTTTACTTTCTGGGCAATTACTGCTCCATCAAAACCAGAGTTTGAAGCGAGCTGTCTGATAGGAACTTCAAGTGCCTGCTTTATTATTTTTGCCCCTGTTTTTTCATCCTGATCACTGATTTTCAGTTTGTCTATTTCTTCCTGACACCTCAGAAGTGCAACTCCACCACCAGGAACTATACCTTCTTCTACAGCAGCTCTCGTTGCACTTAAAGCATCTTCAACTCTTGCTTTCCTTTCTTTCATATCTGTTTCGGTAGGAGCACCTACGTTAATAACAGCAACTCCACCTGACAGTTTAGCAAGTCGCTCCTGTAATTTCTCTCTGTCATAGTCAGATGTGGTCTTTTCAATTTCGCTTCTTATCTGATTTATCCTTCCCTGTATTTTACTCGCAGACCCAGCACCTTCAACTATTGTTGTATTTTCCTTGTCCACTATAATCCTTTTTGCTTTTCCGAGCATACTTAAGTCAACATTTTCTAATTTTAGACCAAGTTCTTCCATTATTGCCTGTCCACCTGTCAGGATAGCAATGTCTTCTAACATTGCTTTTCTTCTATCTCCAAATCCAGGTGCTTTCACAGCACAGCAGGAGAAAGTTCCTCTTATCTTATTAACGACCAGTGTTGCAAGTGCTTCTCCTTCCACTTCTTCCGCAATAATAAGGAGTGGCCTTCCTGACTGAGCAACCTTTTCCAGTAAAGGTAAAATATCCTTAACTGCTGAAATCTTCTTGTCATGGATTAGAATATAAGCATCATTTAACACACATTCCATTCTTTCTGGGTCTGTTATGAAATATGGAGAGAGATAACCACGGTCAAACTGCATTCCCTCTACAACTTTCAGTTCTGTCTCTGTTCCTTTTGCTTCTTCTACAGTGATTACACCTTCTTTACCAACCTTATCCATTGCTTCTGCTATAATCTTACCTATCTCAACATCATTAGCAGCAGCAATAGTTGCAACCTGCTGTATTTCATTCTTATCTTTAATGGTCTTGCTCATTGACTTTAACCGCTCTACCACTGCTTTTACTGCTTTTTCAATACCTCTTCTTAGATGTACTGGATTTGCACCAGCAGCAACATTTTTAAATCCCTCTTTTGCTATAGCGAGGGCAAGTATTGATGCAGTTGTAGTTCCATCACCTGCAACATCGTTGGTTTTTGAAGCCACTTCCCTGAGTAGTTGTGCACCTAAATTTGTCATGGGGTCTTCTATCTCTATCTCTTTTGCTATGGTTACACCATCATTTATAACTGTTGGAGAACCAAATTTCTTTTCCAGTACAGCACATCTTCCTTTAGGACCTAGTGTTGGTCTTAAAGTATCTGCCATTATACTCATTCCTTCTAATAACTTCCTTCTTGCTTCCTCTCCAAGAACTATCTGTTTTGCCATATTACACCTCCGTTTTTATTTGTCTTCAATAACAGCAAGGACATCCTCTTCTCTCAAGATCATATATTCCTTGCCTTCAATAGTTATCTCTGTCCCGGCATATTTACCATACAGAACTTTATCTCCGACCTTCACTTCCATCGGGATTAATTTCCCGCTTTCGTCGGTTTTTCCTTTACCGACCGCTACAACCTTTCCTTCCTGTGGTTTTTCTTTTGCTGTGTCAGGAAGAATAATACCTCCTTTGGTCTTTTCTTCTGCCTCAAGTGGTTCAACTACTATCCTGTCGCCGAGCGGTCTTAACTTCATCTTTCCCATACATCCCTCCTTGTTAAATTAAATAAATTGGTAATTTTTGTGGTTTTTTTTGGCTTTTCAAAATATAAATTATACCTTTTAAATAAAAACTGTCAAGAGATATAGAATTATTTTGAAGATTGATATAAAATATAAAAAAGGGGGCTATTATGGAAAAAGAAACGAAAAGATACAGGGTGCGTCCGAAAAGATATCTGTGTTTTTCCCCTGAAGAAGCAGTAAATACAGGAATTAGTGTTGGAGAAGAAACAGTTGAGGAATTGTTATTGATAAAGGGACTGGTATTTGGGAGTTTACTGTATGCTTCTATAAGAGAGATTGATGAGTACGAACTTATGAAGATGTCTGTTGAGGAAAGGAAAGAACGGCTTTTTGATTCCAGAAAAGAAGCAGTGAAGTATATTTCAGAGAACAATACTGATGGGACACTCTATCTTTATGGTGTAAAGGAAATAAGGAGTGTTCCGAGAGAAATGATAGGAGAGTTTGAAAGAGGTTCATCAGGTATCATAGATGAATTACAAAAGTTCAATAAGAGGGATTAGTTGGTTGACACGGATATAACCAGAAGGTAAAATTTTTTGTATGCGGGATTAACTCAGGGGTAGAGTACGAGCTTCCCAAGCTCGGAGCGCGGGTTCGAATCCCGTATCCCGCTCTTTGATGGATAAAATTCAGTTTTTATTTTTTAATGTAGCTATCAATTTCTGCATCCTTCTTTGAGAAGGAAGATATCTTATCCCAATGGAAAGGTTTAATATAATAAAAACAACCATCCATGAGATATTCCCACAGATAAGGAAGCCCATAAAACCTGTTATGGAAATGATATTTAATAGCCATATAGTAAAGAGCACATAAAGAAGATAGAAATGGGTAGTATCTTTCACTGCTGAAGATAACCGTTTACTGAAGAAATCAGATATTCCATCACAGAAGAAAAATATGCCGGCTCCTGTAGCAAAAAGAACATACTGGATAAATTTTGCCGGTCCTTCCTCATAATTTTCAACTATTCCTGTAAAACCATTTTTATGAAGTATAACTCCCACTATTAATAGTAAGAAAGGGGTGATGAAAGAGATAATGCCCGATATCTTTATATTCCTCCACAAAAGATTATTTTTCTCCATTTAGTCCTTTTTTCTCTCCAAAATAGTCCATTGACATCAATTCCTGACGGATTGCTGATATACGGGTTTTAATCAGTAAAGTAGAATAAATACTTTTCATATTTTCAAGTCCATATTTTTGCATAATCTCATAGACACATTCATTTGCCTTTTCAAATTGTATGATTCTCTTGCTACCCATGCCCTCTTTTCAGGATGCAACTGTGAGTACTGTAGATTTCCATGAGGCAAAAAAATTATTCCTGTTTTTTAAATAACAATCCCTTCTTAAAGATACATAGTATTTTATGTATTCATGATATTTTGTCAAATTTTATATTGACGGCTGATGTTTCAAAAGTTAAAATAAGAGAAGAATATAAAAAGCGCCTGTAGCTCAATGGATAGAGCATCTGCCTTCTAAGCAGAGGGCTGCCTGTTCGAGTCAGGCCAGGCGCACTACCAATCTTTGTAAATAAATCAAAAAGGAGATTATATTATGACCTGCCAGAAAGAAAAAAGTTTAGGAGAAATGAAGGTTCGGCTTTTAAATCTTATAAAAGAAAGAGCGCTTTTTTTAGGTCCGAGGAAACTTGCATCCGGTAAAATGAGTAATTGTTATATTGATGGAAAACTGATTACATGTGACCCTGAGGGAATCTACCTTGTGTCAAAAATTATCCTTTCAATGATAGAAAATGAAAAGATAGATGCAATAGGTGGTATGACAATGGGGGCAGACCCTATTTCAGCAGGTGTTGCTGTTTTAAGTTATATTGAAGGCAGACCTATCAAGGCATTTATAGTAAGAACTGCTCCTAAAGACCATGGGATGGGAAAACTTATAGAAGGGCATATCCAGAAGGGTTGGTCTGTAGTCATAGTTGAAGATGTTGTTACTACAGGTGGTTCTGCCTTAAAGGCAATCAAAGCAGTTGAAGAGGCAGGAGCAGTTGTTAAGAAAGTTATTGCCATAGTAGACCGTCTTGAAGGAGCAAAGGAATCACTTGCAGAGAAAAATATTCCCCTCCAATCAATCTTTACAAAAGATGATGTTGATTTCAGCAGTTTACTTTCTTCCAAATAATATATTATGCGCTTGTAGCTCAACTGGATAGAGCGTTGGCCTCCGGAGCCAGAGGTTGTGAGTTCAAATCTCACCAAGCGCACACTTTATCCGATGGATATTTCATTTATTACCTTTGCTATTACAGAAAGTGGTTGTTATCTATTTTCAGAGTGTATTCTCATATATATAGTAAAAATAATCCTGCAAACTTTAAAATTGATTTTTCAAAATGGTATGACAGATAGGAGTAAAAGGAAAGGTATAGGATATCCTTTATGTTTTTGTATTTTTTATAAAAATAAGTATAATATAGACCTATATGGGCCGTTAGCTCAATGGCAGAGCAGGGCACTCTTAATGCCAAGGTTGGAGGTTCAAGTCCTCCACGGCCTATTTTTTATTTTGTGAATGTTATTAAGAAAAATCCATCCTCATCAATACCTTTTATGAATTTAAATCCAAAGGGTTCAATGAAGTTTATCAGTGTAGGTATGTTTTTTATAACATCCTCTTTTATAATGGGATGTGCCCTTTGATGTAATTCATTTATAAATTTTCTTCCGGTTGGATGAGAGATAATGAAAAGTCCTCCTGTCTTCAATATCCGATATATCTCCCTTAAAACAGATGGTTTTTCTTCAAAGTGTGGATAACAGGAGTTTACAATAATTCTATCAAAAAATTCATTTTCAAAGGATGTCTTTCTGATATCCATTACATATGGTTTTACATTTGGAGGAAAATTTTTCGCTCTTAATTTCTCTATCATCCTTTCTGCAAAGTCAATGGCATAGACATTTACTTCCTTTTCTTTCTCAAGGATATAAGGGATGAGAATTCCTGTTCCGGTCCCCACATCTAATATATTCTGCCCTTTTCTAATATCTGCTTCAGAGATAATTCTTCTGTATTTTTCATTACTTACAATATCCTCTTCATCCCACCTGTCCGCAAGGTTATTGAAAAATTCTTTTTTAGTTATCATTTCTTATCCTTTTTGGAGAAAGTAGAACAGATATTATAAATATAAATGTTGATATAATCACTATAGATGCCCCTGCTGGAATATTAAAACGTGTTGAAAGAAAAAGTCCGCCCCATCCAGATAAAATTCCAAAAATTGAAGAAAGGATATACATCTTTTTCAAAGAATATGTTATCTGGTAGGCGGAAGCAGAAGGGTTTACTACAAGTGCAAATACAAGAAGTCCTCCAACTGATTTAAGTGTTGTACTTATTGTCATCCCTGTAAGAAATAATAGTATATAAAAGAATATAGTAGCAGGTATTCCACTTGCCTTTGCCAGTTCTCTGTTAAATATAACTGACTGGATTTCCTTGAAAAAAAGAGAAGTGAGGATTATGAGTATTACAACTGTAATAACAAGAAGACAGATATCTTTTGAATTTACAGTAAGAATACTTCCCCATAAAAGATTTAGTGCCTGACTTTTTGCTTCGGGTAAAATTCCCATAAATAGGAAAGCAAGTCCTAATGTTGAAGAAAATATTATCCCTATGGAGGTATCAGGATGTAATTGCCCTTTATCAGAAAGAGGTCCAAGAACAGCACACGCGAGGAAACTGAAAGAAAATGCGAAAGGAATGACTGGTTTACCTAAAACAAGTCCTAAAAGTGCCCCAGCAAAAGCAGAGTGTGAGATGGCAACCCCTATAAAAGAAATTCTCATCGTTACTATCCAAACACCTACTATACCACAGGCAATACCTGCAAGGAATGCCGAGATAAGGGCCCTCTGAAAGAATGTAAATCCTATCAATTCCATTTTTTTGTTTTTATATTTTTCAAAAATCCTTCTCTTCCACCATCAAAAATCACTTTTCCTTCTTCCATCCATATTACCCTTGAACAGAGTTTTTCTATCATTTCTATATCGTGGGATACAAAAAATGTTGTAAGTTTTCTTTCCTTATGAATCATGCTGATTATGTCAACTACTTTTTCCATCATCTTCACATCCAGCCATGCAAATATCTCGTCAAGAAGAAGAATCTCTGGTTCTTTCATAAGAGACCTTGCTATAAGAACTCTTTTTTTCTCTCCTCCTGAAAGTTGTCCGAATGGCTTTTTGAGTAGATAGTTTATCTCAAGCAGGTCTGCTATCTCATCTGCGAGTTTTTTTTCTTTTTTTTCAGGGTATTTTAAAAGTCCAATCTTTCCATAACATCCCATAAATACAACCTCTTCTGCAAGTACAGGGATTTTAAGGTCAATATCAAAGTGTTGAGGAACATAACCAATAATTCTTCTAAATCTGTTTTCATTAAAGATATTAAACTCTGTATTGTTTATATAAACCTTCCCTTTCTTTATTCTGGCAAGTCCATTTATAGCACAAAGGAGTGTTGTTTTTCCCGCACCATTAGGTCCAAATATACCAACAAATTCACCCTCTTCTATTTCAAGAGATAGGTCTCTAATTACTGTTTCTGTTAAATATCCCACTGATATATTATCTAATTTTATTTTTCTCATATGCCTCTATTATCCTTTGAGTATTTACATATAATGTGTCTCTAAGAGTCGGGGTATCAGGAAGTGCTTCAGGAAAGTTTGATATTGTAATATGGGGTATTCTTAGTTCCTCTGCTATTCCCTTCCCTGTATCAGGACCTGCCTGCAGGTTGTCAATTACGAGAGATACTTTTTCTTTTCTACCAATTTCTATAAGTTTTTTTATCTGTGAAGGAGAAAGGTCTTCTTTTCTGCCATATGTTGCTATGACCTCTAATCCGAGGTATTCAAGCATATTTTTAATATATCCGTTGCATATGACGGATATGCCTGCAACCTGCTTCTTCTTTATTATATTTTTTATCTTTTTATCTGTTTCTTCTATCTCTAAAAGAGTTTTTTTAGAATTGGTTTCAAAAAAATCCTTGTACTGTGGAAATTTCTCAGATAGAATTTTTGTAAGTTCATTATATATCTTTTTTTGGTTTTCCAGAGAGAAGCAGGTTCCCTCTGTTTTTATAATAATAGGAGAGAAACCTTCTTTTTTAATTGAGTTTTTTATCTGGTCAAGATATGGTTCAAATCCATGTGCAAAAAGGAGTCCACTTTTTTCTATCTCTGCAAGGTGTTTAACCTTTATATCAGAGTGTCCAGGGCAATATCCGGATGGGACAAGATTTTCCACTTTTAATTTACCCTTTACAATCTCTTTTACAGCAGAAGAAAGAACACTTGTAGTTGTAATAATCTCCTGGGCAAACAAATTACTTATATATAATAAAAGAAGGAGTATATATGTTAAAAAACATCTTCTTATCTTCATTTTATTTTCCCCTTTCTTCATCCCTCTTCCTTGATGGGAGATGGGCAGGGTGAGGGTGAAACCGTCGTTTCACTTTCCACCCCCACCTATATCCTCCCCCCTCATATGGGGAGGATTTGCTTTACTCCCTCTCCCTTGAGGGGAGAGGGGTGCTATCTTTGTTAATTCTCCCCTCCCTCAGAGGGGAGGGGATTAAGGGGAGGGTGAGACCTTTGCTACTCTTTTCTCCCTCATCCTTTCCTTCTCCCCCCATAGGGAGAAGGAATACTACCTTCCACCCCTACCTATCATCCTCCCCCCTCGTATGGGGAGGAACTGTCTTTTTTTCTCTCACACGTTGCTTAATATTAATATATATTTTAATATGATGTGTCCCAGTATTTTCTCCAGTCAGGTGCTATAACAGTTCCTACTGTGCCTGTTCCATCTGCATTACTGTGGTATTCCTCAGGTCTCATCCATTTTACACTACCATCACCAAAAAGTACATTGCTTCCCCCTGAATGAATCCTGCATACAGTCCAGTAGGATGTTGCACCACCCCCGAGAATGCCAGAAGGACTTAAAGTTCCACTTAAATCACTGTATGGTGGTC
This genomic interval carries:
- a CDS encoding class I SAM-dependent methyltransferase produces the protein MITKKEFFNNLADRWDEEDIVSNEKYRRIISEADIRKGQNILDVGTGTGILIPYILEKEKEVNVYAIDFAERMIEKLRAKNFPPNVKPYVMDIRKTSFENEFFDRIIVNSCYPHFEEKPSVLREIYRILKTGGLFIISHPTGRKFINELHQRAHPIIKEDVIKNIPTLINFIEPFGFKFIKGIDEDGFFLITFTK
- the groES gene encoding co-chaperone GroES; protein product: MKLRPLGDRIVVEPLEAEEKTKGGIILPDTAKEKPQEGKVVAVGKGKTDESGKLIPMEVKVGDKVLYGKYAGTEITIEGKEYMILREEDVLAVIEDK
- the queF gene encoding preQ(1) synthase, whose product is MKKIKSEYKKFEKAGLDVKLPDIECFRNQFNKYTITIIIPEYTSLCPKTGQPDFGTLTIEYEPDKLVLELKSLKTYIQSFRNLGIFYENAVNRIKQDIIKACKPNWLKIKGEFNPRGGIKSIIESTYIRKSSLKKLSI
- a CDS encoding acylphosphatase, which gives rise to MKRLHIIIDGKVQGVGFRFYTKDIATKTGVTGWVKNLSNGKVEIVAEGSKEEIQTFLKKLKEGYLGRNITNIEEIEKAYTGTFSSFEITF
- a CDS encoding diguanylate cyclase, translated to MKKRDDISSIVKKIIPRNILSGRLLYFIIPIILTIIIISSTSYLLNLFVSREDERVRKELIDKAKDVVVMLNPERVRKLTFTPSDINLPEYRRLHNQLVCIAKFKEIGFGKVYTIKMKPDGFYFGPEGYEPDDPLASPPGTKYEKAPAEIEKVFIDKIPITVGPYTDEYGSFISAFVPFIDPLTQDVLMVVGIDTEVNIWKDRLSAVKKVPLIVCWALLLIVYTGTFLLWQRQRMTTAKKWKMRFVESGITLCIGLILTLLIAYNVYINEINIKTDEFFRLGRVVASHIKVNFVKVRERIYVINNFFASSEYVSKDEFERFCIALMETDNFISSIGFVSIVPADDIQKHIIKQKSSGINNYNIFQITNDNKKINVKKDVYYPIDYLVSNNNREVLSIGFDISSIPEAYNAIKETLSTGLPTSTVPIISPVFPGYGSILIFSKVASHKQEGLIVTEVRLSSAISSGMELITDNIGIDVYHLSMDNINKEHIFSVDYRRKGKTDKNNRFHISLPLFFFGKVYFLKISGENLLDTDALNNWSVILTAGLLLTLIMSLVIYYLTTKQIVLEREVFLRTEDLRRQIQFEKFVAEISSMLFKITHTDAQYRITLVLKMLGEFVDVDRAYINLLSEDSTTVSLVYEWCREGVKSQMPFFQQIPVDMFPTLKKYLWNNLIIEIPDIKDVVIDKDMTEVERNELKREGVTGMLAIPLVWENRTIGFMGFDTVNRKKEWGETCHTLLKVIAGQITALIMKLKAEDRIWYLSIHDTLTGLYNRAYLEEEMERLDTERQLPLSMIMVDLNNLKKMNDTYGHIAGDEMLKKVADILKISCRKEDIVARWGGDEFVIFLPQTDVNTVISICNRIIENCKEIYVKGEKISIAIGCSTKENIEKDLMTVLNEAEEKMYKHKAIVKGNLNR
- a CDS encoding ATP-binding cassette domain-containing protein; its protein translation is MRKIKLDNISVGYLTETVIRDLSLEIEEGEFVGIFGPNGAGKTTLLCAINGLARIKKGKVYINNTEFNIFNENRFRRIIGYVPQHFDIDLKIPVLAEEVVFMGCYGKIGLLKYPEKKEKKLADEIADLLEINYLLKKPFGQLSGGEKKRVLIARSLMKEPEILLLDEIFAWLDVKMMEKVVDIISMIHKERKLTTFFVSHDIEMIEKLCSRVIWMEEGKVIFDGGREGFLKNIKTKKWN
- a CDS encoding metal ABC transporter substrate-binding protein, encoding MKIRRCFLTYILLLLLYISNLFAQEIITTTSVLSSAVKEIVKGKLKVENLVPSGYCPGHSDIKVKHLAEIEKSGLLFAHGFEPYLDQIKNSIKKEGFSPIIIKTEGTCFSLENQKKIYNELTKILSEKFPQYKDFFETNSKKTLLEIEETDKKIKNIIKKKQVAGISVICNGYIKNMLEYLGLEVIATYGRKEDLSPSQIKKLIEIGRKEKVSLVIDNLQAGPDTGKGIAEELRIPHITISNFPEALPDTPTLRDTLYVNTQRIIEAYEKNKIR
- the pyrE gene encoding orotate phosphoribosyltransferase, producing the protein MTCQKEKSLGEMKVRLLNLIKERALFLGPRKLASGKMSNCYIDGKLITCDPEGIYLVSKIILSMIENEKIDAIGGMTMGADPISAGVAVLSYIEGRPIKAFIVRTAPKDHGMGKLIEGHIQKGWSVVIVEDVVTTGGSALKAIKAVEEAGAVVKKVIAIVDRLEGAKESLAEKNIPLQSIFTKDDVDFSSLLSSK
- a CDS encoding metal ABC transporter permease produces the protein MELIGFTFFQRALISAFLAGIACGIVGVWIVTMRISFIGVAISHSAFAGALLGLVLGKPVIPFAFSFSFLACAVLGPLSDKGQLHPDTSIGIIFSSTLGLAFLFMGILPEAKSQALNLLWGSILTVNSKDICLLVITVVILIILTSLFFKEIQSVIFNRELAKASGIPATIFFYILLFLTGMTISTTLKSVGGLLVFALVVNPSASAYQITYSLKKMYILSSIFGILSGWGGLFLSTRFNIPAGASIVIISTFIFIISVLLSPKRIRNDN
- the groL gene encoding chaperonin GroEL (60 kDa chaperone family; promotes refolding of misfolded polypeptides especially under stressful conditions; forms two stacked rings of heptamers to form a barrel-shaped 14mer; ends can be capped by GroES; misfolded proteins enter the barrel where they are refolded when GroES binds), which produces MAKQIVLGEEARRKLLEGMSIMADTLRPTLGPKGRCAVLEKKFGSPTVINDGVTIAKEIEIEDPMTNLGAQLLREVASKTNDVAGDGTTTASILALAIAKEGFKNVAAGANPVHLRRGIEKAVKAVVERLKSMSKTIKDKNEIQQVATIAAANDVEIGKIIAEAMDKVGKEGVITVEEAKGTETELKVVEGMQFDRGYLSPYFITDPERMECVLNDAYILIHDKKISAVKDILPLLEKVAQSGRPLLIIAEEVEGEALATLVVNKIRGTFSCCAVKAPGFGDRRKAMLEDIAILTGGQAIMEELGLKLENVDLSMLGKAKRIIVDKENTTIVEGAGSASKIQGRINQIRSEIEKTTSDYDREKLQERLAKLSGGVAVINVGAPTETDMKERKARVEDALSATRAAVEEGIVPGGGVALLRCQEEIDKLKISDQDEKTGAKIIKQALEVPIRQLASNSGFDGAVIAQKVKESKEDTFGFNAEKDEFEDLVKAGIVDPTKVVRTALENAASMAALLLTTESLVTEIPEKKEKTPTPPPYPEY